The following are from one region of the Mus musculus strain NOD/ShiLtJ chromosome 17 genomic scaffold, GRCm38.p6 alternate locus group NOD/ShiLtJ MMCHR17_CHO_IDD1 genome:
- the Atp6v1g2 gene encoding V-type proton ATPase subunit G 2 isoform 1 (isoform 1 is encoded by transcript variant 1), with the protein MASQTQGIQQLLQAEKRAAEKVADARKRKARRLKQAKEEAQMEVEQYRREREQEFQSKQQAAMGSQGNLSAEVEQATRRQVQGMQSSQQRNRERVLAQLLGMVCEVRPQVHPNYRVTV; encoded by the exons ATGGCCAGTCAGACCCAGGGTATCCAGCAGCTCCTCCAGGCTGAGAAGCGGGCAGCGGAGAAGGTGGCCGATGCCAGGAAGA GGAAGGCCCGGCGACTGAAGCAGGCGAAGGAGGAGGCTCAAATGGAGGTGGAGCAATACCGCAGGGAGCGGGAACAGGAGTTTCAGAGCAAGCAGCAGGCG GCCATGGGCTCTCAGGGGAACCTGTCTGCTGAAGTGGAGCAGGCCACAAGACGGCAGGTTCAGGGCATGCAGAGTTCCCAGCAGAGGAATCGGGAGCGCGTCCTGGCTCAGCTTCTCGGCATGGTCTGTGAAGTCAGGCCCCAGGTCCACCCCAACTATCGGGTTACTGTCTAG
- the Atp6v1g2 gene encoding V-type proton ATPase subunit G 2 isoform 2 (isoform 2 is encoded by transcript variant 2), producing MEVEQYRREREQEFQSKQQAAMGSQGNLSAEVEQATRRQVQGMQSSQQRNRERVLAQLLGMVCEVRPQVHPNYRVTV from the exons ATGGAGGTGGAGCAATACCGCAGGGAGCGGGAACAGGAGTTTCAGAGCAAGCAGCAGGCG GCCATGGGCTCTCAGGGGAACCTGTCTGCTGAAGTGGAGCAGGCCACAAGACGGCAGGTTCAGGGCATGCAGAGTTCCCAGCAGAGGAATCGGGAGCGCGTCCTGGCTCAGCTTCTCGGCATGGTCTGTGAAGTCAGGCCCCAGGTCCACCCCAACTATCGGGTTACTGTCTAG